The Cytophagales bacterium DNA segment CCTTGTAGAAGGCTATTCAGCCAGAATCAGTATCATTCCCGATCTTTATCAGATATTGATAGGTTCGGTTAAGATCTCACATATGCTGGGTACGCCATTAATTGAAATAAACCAGGATCTGATGCCTGTATGGCAAATTGTGATCAAACGAACCATTGACATCGTCACTTCATTGCTTGTTTTAACGCTTGGCTTTCCTTTTTTAGCTACTATAGGGTTAATAACAAAATTTACCTCCAAGGGAACCATATTCTACTCCCAGGAGCGTATTGGAAAAGATAGAAGGCCATTTAAGATCTATAAATTCAGGAGTATGTATCGTCATGCCGAAAAAACAGGGCCTGAATTAGCCACAATGTCTGACCCGAGAATTACACAGTGGGGAAGGTTTATGAGAAGAACCAGGATTGATGAGCTTCCACAGTTTTTTAATGTATTGATTGGCAATATGTCATTGGTTGGACCGCGTCCGGAACGCCAGTATTTTATTGAGAAGATAGAGAAACAAGCCCCTTATTATAAACATTTACATAGAGTATTGCCTGGTATCACTTCATTAGGACAAGTAAAATTTGGTTATGCCGAAAATGTTGACGAAATGATAAAAAGACTCAAGTATGATATATTATACATTGAGAATATGTCTTTGGCAATGGATTTTAGAATTTTTCTTTACACGATTATGATCGTTTTTCAAGGTAGGGGGAAATGATTCTAATTCAGTTGTAATTCAGTTGTTAATACGGTTGTTATACGGTTGTTGTAGTGCATTAAAAAAATAAAAAATGGCGAGTTACAGGACCTACAAGGAAATAGCAGATGAACTGGGTGTTAGCATTGACACAGTGAGACGTAATGTTACATCCCAAAAAGCAGAACTCAAACTTGAACCAAAAAAACAGAAAACTCCTACGAGCAAAGGAGCTCTTGTTGCATGTTTGACTTCTGACGATGCTGAGAAGCTAATTCGATTTTACAAAACAAGGGGAACGCCAAAATCTGAATTGAACAATAACAGAAATTTTGGCTACTTCTACCTTATTCAGCTAATCCCGGAATTTCAACCAAACAGGGTAAAAATTGGATTTGCTGATGATGTTAATAAAAGATTTAGAGAACATCAAACTTCATCGCCAACTGCGAAACTTCTTGGTTCATGGTCATGCAAAAGAGCATGGGACCAAGCAGTTATGGACTGCGTTACAAGAACTGACTGTCAATTAGTATTGAATGAAGTTTATGAAGGGGACATTGAAGGATTTATGGAAAGAGCAGAGCAGTTTTTTGGAATGATGCCTGACCCCACTACTGAAATTGAATTATCTGACCACTCACCATTGAAAAATGAATAAACGCACTACAACAAAGTGTATAAAATATAGGGCTGACAAGGATTTTAAAGGT contains these protein-coding regions:
- a CDS encoding sugar transferase; the protein is MRKGFHIFLIIAADFIAAVAAWILFYILRKYILHEIQEGISFFLIGSAIMIAIFWVLFYAFCGFYVRIFRKSRIKEILNLVWASFLGVMIIFFLLLLDDEGVINYTQYYKTVSTYFILHVGITAILKLALLTYIKNLIKKGKIWFNTLLIGSNKNAREIYEELQNSKYSIGFRIVGYVHVFENTSRLLEDKLRHFGDYKRLESVIRRCEIEQVIIAIEPSEHEKIQEVLSLVEGYSARISIIPDLYQILIGSVKISHMLGTPLIEINQDLMPVWQIVIKRTIDIVTSLLVLTLGFPFLATIGLITKFTSKGTIFYSQERIGKDRRPFKIYKFRSMYRHAEKTGPELATMSDPRITQWGRFMRRTRIDELPQFFNVLIGNMSLVGPRPERQYFIEKIEKQAPYYKHLHRVLPGITSLGQVKFGYAENVDEMIKRLKYDILYIENMSLAMDFRIFLYTIMIVFQGRGK